One stretch of Micromonospora cremea DNA includes these proteins:
- a CDS encoding LacI family DNA-binding transcriptional regulator: MGNSRITVREIARLAGVSVATVSRVSNGTGQVSADLRQRVLDAIELHGYRPDHLGRALAARRHGALGLVFPGLSGPYFSELIQGFESEAVPARASVHILCTHLREDSDAQVLEMARRVDGIAVMGGTISEETLLRLADLVPVVVLAGPGRDSVPSVGVDNTTAMERLTRHLLVEHGLRDLVFVGTPEGSPDVSQRWSGFLAAHRELGLTPPTEPVRVSMQQPDGVLAADQLLRDRRPPEAIVCANDEVALGALVGALGRGLRVPQDLVITGFDDAPMAALVSPPLTTVRQPVRELAAEAARLILRAADAPGAPAPDSIVLPTELVVRRSCGCSTSTPTGGTGK, from the coding sequence ATGGGCAACAGTCGGATCACGGTTCGGGAGATCGCCCGCCTGGCCGGCGTGTCCGTCGCCACGGTCTCCCGGGTCTCCAACGGCACCGGCCAGGTGTCGGCTGACCTGCGGCAGCGGGTCCTCGACGCGATCGAGCTGCACGGCTACCGACCCGACCACCTGGGCCGGGCGCTCGCCGCCCGCCGGCACGGTGCGCTCGGCCTGGTCTTTCCGGGCCTGTCCGGCCCCTACTTCAGCGAGCTCATCCAGGGCTTCGAGTCCGAGGCGGTGCCGGCCCGGGCCAGCGTGCACATCCTCTGCACCCACCTGCGGGAGGACTCCGACGCCCAGGTGCTGGAGATGGCCCGGCGGGTCGACGGCATCGCCGTCATGGGCGGCACCATCTCGGAGGAGACGCTGCTCCGGCTCGCCGACCTGGTCCCGGTGGTCGTCCTGGCCGGCCCGGGCCGCGACTCGGTGCCCTCGGTGGGCGTGGACAACACCACGGCGATGGAACGACTCACCCGGCACCTGCTCGTCGAGCACGGCCTGCGCGACCTGGTCTTCGTGGGCACGCCCGAGGGGTCGCCCGACGTCAGCCAGCGGTGGTCCGGCTTCCTCGCCGCCCACCGGGAGCTGGGGCTCACCCCGCCCACCGAACCGGTCCGGGTCAGCATGCAACAGCCGGACGGAGTGCTCGCCGCCGACCAGTTGCTGCGCGACCGCCGGCCTCCGGAGGCAATCGTCTGCGCCAACGACGAGGTCGCCCTCGGCGCCCTCGTCGGCGCCCTCGGCCGGGGCCTGCGGGTGCCGCAGGACCTGGTCATCACCGGATTCGACGACGCGCCCATGGCCGCGCTCGTCTCCCCTCCGCTCACCACCGTCCGGCAGCCGGTGCGGGAGCTGGCGGCCGAGGCCGCCCGGCTGATCCTGCGCGCCGCCGACGCCCCCGGCGCCCCCGCGCCGGACAGCATCGTCCTCCCCACCGAGCTCGTCGTGCGCCGCAGTTGCGGCTGCTCGACGTCGACCCCCACAGGAGGTACCGGCAAGTGA
- a CDS encoding beta-galactosidase: MSEVLLQNRRIVIDGRPRLLLAGEVHYFRLARADWADRLDRLRECGADTVATYVPWLWHELPDGTVDLTGRTHEQRDLAGFLDLAHERGLHAVVRPGPFIMAEVKNEGIPYRVYDEHPHLLPTTWDGTPIATRTIDYLAPEFLAAADGWYAAVMPVIAERLAGRGGPVIAVQLDNEIGMLSWVTNSPDLTDLLCEDLRRWAIDRYGKDAAADRVGADAGDPAAWAAALRTPPEARSLAVHDDLGRYMRDRYRRYVAELRASAERHGVRGVPFLINVHGTGGGRGRTFPIGISQLFESYRGQPQVTSGSDYYLGDLTVTNVADLYVGNAFLAAVHDADQPLTSLEFEAGNGDYGEDLSTLYPPEAVELKTRLCVAQGNRLLNLYLFAGGHNPPLAQPVGDGNDRIAFTGERHGFAAPVGPEGLLNPTFDAAKRALHAVRCVADLLADSDEEYDGLALGFVPDHYLTEYHHPASPSRAEQVADLERFRGMGPRDVLARALLLAGHSFPALDLQSAGPTTGVIALASATTLGRDVQQRLVAHLHGGGGLLLHGVLPERDHDGSPCTLLADALGLSVTGRVEGGPHYFPSVLGHGWASGRPEVRVGYAQHLAGTDAEPILTEVGSGKPCAVEVGHGAGRAVVVAADLPCDLDFWRGALHRLGVRPRLDPRTDGPGLVVTSTVDPTGQRLLHLINVAPSAVTVALSWHGAPVLGGRRLRVPARTGVILPYGIRVGDATLVETTCELVRVDDDAVLLRPTQGDDVVVLATERPVTTSRGTVAAADGRVTVRLPGGPTDEPVRVSLG, encoded by the coding sequence ATGTCCGAAGTGTTGCTCCAGAACCGCAGGATCGTCATCGACGGTCGCCCCCGACTGCTGCTCGCCGGGGAAGTGCACTATTTCCGGCTGGCCAGGGCGGACTGGGCCGACCGACTCGACCGACTCCGCGAGTGCGGCGCCGACACGGTGGCCACCTACGTGCCGTGGCTCTGGCACGAGCTGCCGGACGGCACCGTGGACCTCACGGGGCGTACCCACGAGCAGCGGGACCTGGCCGGCTTCCTGGACCTCGCCCACGAGCGGGGCCTGCACGCGGTGGTCCGGCCCGGGCCGTTCATCATGGCCGAGGTCAAGAACGAAGGCATCCCCTACCGGGTGTACGACGAGCACCCGCACCTGCTGCCGACCACCTGGGACGGCACGCCGATCGCGACCCGCACCATCGACTACCTCGCGCCGGAGTTCCTCGCCGCCGCCGACGGCTGGTACGCCGCGGTGATGCCGGTGATCGCCGAACGGCTGGCCGGGCGGGGTGGGCCGGTGATCGCCGTCCAGCTGGACAACGAGATCGGCATGCTCTCCTGGGTCACCAACTCCCCCGACCTCACCGACCTGCTGTGTGAGGATCTGCGCCGGTGGGCGATCGACCGGTACGGCAAGGACGCCGCCGCCGATCGGGTCGGCGCTGACGCGGGCGACCCGGCGGCCTGGGCGGCAGCGCTGCGCACCCCGCCGGAGGCGCGGTCCCTGGCCGTACACGACGACCTCGGCCGCTACATGCGCGACCGGTACCGCCGCTACGTGGCCGAGCTGCGCGCCAGCGCCGAGCGGCACGGGGTGCGCGGCGTACCGTTCCTGATCAACGTGCACGGCACGGGCGGCGGACGCGGCCGGACCTTCCCGATCGGCATCAGCCAGCTCTTCGAGTCCTACCGGGGCCAACCGCAGGTGACCTCCGGCTCCGACTACTACCTCGGCGACCTGACCGTCACCAACGTCGCTGACCTGTACGTCGGCAACGCCTTCCTGGCCGCCGTGCACGACGCCGACCAGCCGCTGACCTCGCTCGAGTTTGAGGCCGGCAACGGTGACTACGGCGAGGACCTGTCGACGCTCTACCCGCCCGAGGCGGTCGAGCTGAAGACCCGGCTCTGCGTGGCACAGGGCAACCGCCTGCTCAACCTCTACCTCTTCGCGGGCGGTCACAACCCGCCGCTGGCGCAGCCGGTGGGCGACGGCAACGACCGGATCGCCTTCACCGGCGAGCGGCACGGATTCGCCGCCCCGGTCGGCCCGGAGGGGCTGCTCAACCCGACCTTCGACGCGGCGAAACGCGCGCTGCACGCCGTGCGCTGCGTCGCCGACCTGCTCGCCGACTCCGACGAGGAGTACGACGGGCTGGCCCTCGGTTTCGTCCCCGACCACTACCTCACCGAGTACCACCACCCGGCCTCGCCGTCCCGCGCCGAACAGGTCGCCGACCTGGAACGGTTCCGGGGCATGGGACCGCGCGACGTACTGGCGCGGGCACTGCTGCTGGCCGGCCACTCCTTCCCGGCGCTGGATCTGCAGTCGGCCGGCCCCACCACCGGTGTGATCGCCCTGGCCAGCGCCACGACGCTGGGACGGGACGTGCAGCAACGACTGGTCGCGCACCTGCACGGCGGCGGCGGACTGCTGCTGCACGGGGTGCTGCCCGAGCGCGATCACGACGGCAGCCCCTGCACGCTGCTCGCCGACGCGCTGGGGCTGAGCGTCACCGGACGGGTCGAGGGCGGGCCGCACTACTTCCCGTCGGTTCTCGGGCACGGCTGGGCGTCCGGGCGGCCCGAGGTCCGGGTCGGCTACGCCCAGCACCTCGCCGGCACCGACGCCGAGCCGATCCTCACCGAGGTCGGCTCCGGGAAGCCGTGCGCCGTCGAGGTCGGGCACGGCGCCGGCCGGGCCGTGGTGGTCGCCGCCGACCTGCCGTGCGACCTCGACTTCTGGCGTGGCGCCCTGCACCGGCTGGGCGTACGCCCCCGACTCGACCCGCGGACCGACGGGCCGGGCCTGGTGGTGACCTCCACCGTCGACCCGACCGGGCAGCGGCTGCTGCACCTGATCAACGTCGCTCCGTCGGCGGTAACGGTCGCGCTGAGCTGGCACGGCGCACCGGTGCTGGGGGGCCGGCGGCTCCGGGTGCCCGCCCGCACCGGTGTGATCCTGCCGTACGGGATCCGGGTCGGTGACGCGACGCTGGTGGAGACGACCTGCGAGCTGGTCCGCGTCGACGACGACGCGGTGCTGCTGCGCCCCACCCAGGGCGACGACGTGGTGGTGCTGGCCACCGAACGGCCGGTCACCACGAGCCGGGGCACGGTCGCGGCGGCGGACGGCCGGGTGACCGTGCGCCTGCCCGGCGGGCCGACTGACGAGCCGGTGCGGGTCAGCCTCGGCTGA
- a CDS encoding AAA family ATPase, with product MRRAIVGRDEVFDRAWQLLSRPGPVMLEGPPGIGKTELWRALVAHAAQAGWLVLSCAPTEAESELPYAALADLLRPLADRVAALPRPQRIAAEVVLLSGDAHEAVDVRVVGAATRSLLEAGAAATIHPTVLLAVDDAPWLDRPSERALRYALRRVTGLATLLSRRRSPGAADDVPLGLDEGHVGGPVGRVEVPPLDVGALHHVLREQLDVTLSRPMLVRVAREAGGNPLLAIEVVRSVQRLPRQPSPGDDLPVAASMHHLLADVLARLPLASRTAVRLAALLTVPTLADLAAAGVSTAALDAPEEAGLIVVTPSGVRFTHPVYAAAVRAGIPPGVRRRLHRQLADLLTDSDERARHLALCATDPDPVVADTLAAAAARWHSRGAPDLAAELHYRASQLTPADDLVRLGRRRLAAARCRFDSGDFPAARQAAEAVAAEFTGEVRAESLLLRAILAWSGGEASRAALENGTRALAAARPGSALAGRIHAHLAVFEDHTESAREHAEAAAALLDGRDDDHDLLAAALVLLFFQEVRLGRPPRTDLLDRALALEGDEPAWLASTVPAIWWKSIDDAERARLRLHRMLGRAEARGDEPLQHELLSHLGEAELLAGRWDDAERHITAARELGDQLGTGLVGETWLAALLDAHRGRLTDATRVAESGLRLADELDDDWCRRIHQQLAGFVALSAGRMAEAAAAYAGLAATIDANGLVEPLAMRFEPDWIEACVGAGDLDLAATVLARLIARHRRLPRPWTMLGAARARALLDSATGVDAGAALDALTAARDAVPPDVLPLDRARCLFVAGIVHRRSRRKLPARQALEAAVAEFTAIGAAAFADRARAELARVGGRPPTPRHLTATEERVAQLAARGRTNRAIADELFVSPKTVEANLARIYRKLGISTRAELGAAMTRADAQA from the coding sequence ATGCGACGCGCCATCGTCGGCCGGGACGAGGTGTTCGACCGGGCCTGGCAGCTCCTGAGCCGACCGGGCCCGGTGATGTTGGAAGGGCCCCCCGGCATCGGCAAGACCGAGCTGTGGCGGGCGCTGGTCGCGCACGCGGCGCAGGCCGGTTGGCTGGTGCTGAGCTGCGCGCCCACCGAGGCCGAATCCGAGCTCCCGTACGCGGCCCTGGCCGACCTGCTCCGCCCGCTCGCCGACCGGGTCGCCGCGCTGCCCCGGCCACAGCGGATCGCCGCCGAGGTCGTTCTCCTCTCCGGCGACGCACACGAGGCGGTCGACGTACGGGTGGTCGGGGCGGCCACGCGCTCGCTGCTGGAAGCGGGGGCAGCGGCGACCATCCACCCGACGGTGCTCCTCGCGGTCGACGACGCGCCCTGGCTGGACCGGCCCAGCGAACGCGCGCTCCGGTACGCGCTGCGCCGGGTCACCGGCCTGGCCACCCTGCTCAGCCGCCGACGTAGCCCGGGCGCGGCCGACGACGTACCGCTCGGTCTCGACGAGGGCCACGTCGGCGGCCCGGTCGGACGGGTCGAGGTGCCTCCTCTGGACGTCGGCGCGCTCCACCACGTCCTGCGCGAGCAGCTCGACGTCACGCTCAGCCGGCCGATGCTCGTCCGGGTGGCCAGGGAGGCCGGTGGCAATCCGCTGCTGGCCATCGAGGTCGTCCGCTCCGTGCAACGCCTGCCGCGCCAGCCCTCGCCCGGCGACGATTTGCCGGTGGCCGCGTCCATGCACCACCTTCTCGCGGACGTCCTCGCCAGGCTGCCCCTGGCCAGTCGCACCGCCGTACGGCTGGCCGCGCTGCTGACCGTGCCGACCCTGGCCGACCTGGCGGCGGCGGGGGTGTCCACCGCTGCGCTGGACGCGCCCGAGGAGGCGGGGCTGATCGTGGTGACGCCGAGCGGCGTGCGGTTCACCCACCCGGTGTACGCGGCGGCCGTCCGGGCCGGTATCCCGCCGGGAGTCCGCCGCCGGCTGCACCGCCAGCTCGCCGACCTGCTCACCGATTCGGACGAGCGGGCCCGCCACCTCGCGCTCTGCGCGACGGACCCGGACCCGGTGGTCGCGGACACCCTGGCCGCCGCAGCCGCACGCTGGCACAGCCGGGGCGCACCCGACCTCGCCGCCGAGCTGCACTACCGCGCGAGCCAGCTCACCCCGGCCGACGACCTGGTACGCCTGGGCCGGCGGCGACTCGCGGCGGCCCGCTGCCGGTTCGACAGCGGCGACTTCCCGGCGGCCCGGCAGGCGGCCGAGGCGGTCGCGGCCGAGTTCACCGGCGAGGTACGGGCGGAGTCGCTGCTGCTGCGCGCCATCCTCGCCTGGTCGGGCGGTGAGGCGAGCCGGGCGGCGCTGGAGAACGGCACCCGGGCGCTGGCAGCGGCCCGACCCGGCTCGGCCCTGGCCGGCCGCATCCATGCCCACCTCGCCGTCTTCGAGGATCACACCGAGTCGGCCCGGGAGCACGCCGAGGCCGCAGCCGCACTACTGGACGGACGCGACGACGACCACGACCTGCTCGCCGCCGCCCTGGTGCTGCTCTTCTTTCAGGAGGTACGACTCGGGCGGCCGCCGCGTACCGACCTGCTCGACCGCGCGCTCGCCCTGGAGGGCGACGAACCGGCGTGGCTGGCGAGCACGGTGCCCGCGATCTGGTGGAAGTCCATCGACGACGCGGAGCGGGCCCGCCTGCGGCTGCACCGGATGCTGGGCCGCGCCGAGGCCCGGGGCGACGAGCCGCTACAACACGAGCTGCTCTCCCATCTCGGCGAGGCCGAGCTGCTGGCCGGGCGGTGGGACGACGCCGAACGGCACATCACCGCGGCCCGGGAGCTGGGTGACCAGCTCGGCACGGGCCTGGTCGGTGAGACCTGGCTGGCCGCACTGCTCGACGCGCACCGGGGTCGGCTGACCGACGCGACCAGGGTGGCCGAGTCCGGCCTGCGGCTCGCCGACGAACTGGACGACGACTGGTGCCGGCGGATCCACCAGCAGTTGGCCGGGTTCGTGGCGCTTTCCGCGGGCCGGATGGCGGAGGCGGCCGCCGCCTACGCCGGCCTGGCCGCGACGATCGACGCGAACGGGCTGGTGGAGCCACTGGCCATGCGGTTCGAACCGGACTGGATCGAGGCGTGCGTCGGGGCGGGCGATCTCGACCTGGCAGCGACCGTGCTGGCCCGGCTGATCGCTCGACACCGCCGGTTGCCGCGTCCGTGGACGATGCTGGGTGCCGCCCGGGCCCGCGCGCTGCTCGACAGCGCCACCGGCGTCGACGCCGGCGCGGCTCTCGACGCGCTGACGGCGGCACGGGACGCCGTACCGCCGGATGTGCTGCCGCTGGACCGCGCCCGCTGCCTGTTCGTGGCCGGGATCGTGCACCGCCGGTCCCGCCGCAAGCTGCCGGCCCGGCAGGCGTTGGAGGCGGCGGTCGCGGAATTCACCGCGATCGGCGCGGCCGCGTTCGCGGATCGCGCCCGGGCCGAGTTGGCCCGCGTGGGTGGCCGCCCACCGACGCCCCGGCACCTCACCGCCACCGAGGAGCGCGTGGCCCAGCTCGCAGCGCGCGGTCGGACCAATCGGGCGATCGCCGACGAGCTGTTCGTCAGCCCGAAGACCGTCGAGGCGAACCTCGCTCGGATCTACCGCAAGCTCGGCATCTCCACCCGCGCGGAGCTGGGCGCCGCGATGACCAGGGCCGACGCGCAAGCATAG
- a CDS encoding DUF3558 domain-containing protein — protein MTHLGTGQRWGVAAATILTLTALAGCGMIGGDDAGDTPAAGAGKSVAATPDDDPSVAASAEAPPAAAAVDACALVTRQEAEKLAGTRLEDPLEKPTDRDTCTYTGPVTGPTAQVEVYVGDGAKKFLDIDRELGHKMTPISGVGDEAYAEDGTVFVSKGGVWACVRLVRSEDPALYRAGLEAVARTAAGRL, from the coding sequence ATGACCCACCTCGGAACCGGCCAGCGGTGGGGTGTCGCCGCGGCCACGATATTGACGCTCACCGCCCTCGCCGGCTGCGGAATGATCGGCGGTGACGACGCTGGCGACACCCCGGCGGCCGGAGCCGGAAAGAGCGTGGCGGCCACACCGGACGACGACCCATCGGTCGCCGCGTCGGCGGAGGCGCCGCCCGCTGCGGCAGCCGTCGACGCCTGCGCCCTGGTGACCAGGCAGGAGGCCGAGAAGCTGGCCGGCACCCGGCTGGAGGACCCGCTGGAGAAGCCGACGGACCGGGACACCTGCACGTACACCGGCCCGGTCACCGGCCCCACCGCACAGGTGGAGGTGTACGTCGGCGACGGCGCGAAGAAGTTCCTCGACATCGACCGCGAACTCGGGCACAAGATGACCCCGATAAGCGGTGTGGGCGACGAGGCGTACGCCGAGGACGGCACGGTCTTCGTCAGCAAGGGCGGGGTGTGGGCCTGCGTCCGGCTGGTCCGCAGCGAGGACCCGGCCCTGTACCGCGCGGGCCTGGAAGCCGTGGCGCGTACGGCCGCCGGGCGGCTCTGA